A single window of Pyrus communis chromosome 10, drPyrComm1.1, whole genome shotgun sequence DNA harbors:
- the LOC137747678 gene encoding CSC1-like protein At4g35870: MPPMATPYQSSVFSPIPSMNDTLSPPPSPGDGADTYEAWYGNIQYLLNISAIGSFFCVFFFIFVKLRSDHRRMPGPSALVAKLLAVWHATCREIARHCGADAAQFLLIEGGSCGLLLSMAVLAVLVMLPLNLYAGSAVLGDQFSKTTINHIEKGSALLWVHFVFVVVVVVLVHFGISAIEGRLRITRIRDGNGNLSDPTVNSTAIFTIMVQGIPKTIGNDGTVLHEYFQHRYPGKVYRVIMPMDLCALDELASELVRVRHEISWLVARIDSRLLPYESEESGYVRTSSEGVWGCACNLWRKVEDFWYHTMARLGYTDERKLGKLQGWRAELETELAAYKEGRALGAGVAFVVFKDVYTANKAVQDFRHEKKRRIGKLFSLVESRLQRNQWKVEQAPLATDIYWNHLGSSKLSLKLRRVLVNTCLLLILLFFSSPLAIISALKNAWRIINAEAMDNAQLWFAWVQSSSWLGSLIFQFLPNVFIFVSMYMVIPSALSYLSKFERHLTVSGEQRAALLKMVCFFLVNLILLKGLVESSLESAILKMGRCYMDGEDCKRIEQYMSASFLSRSCLSSLAFLITSTFLGISYDLLAPIPWIKRKIQKFRKNDMLQLVPEQNEEYALETQETNGLERPLIVDNTYDSPRTLQGNDLSDYPINRTSTAPKQTFDFAQYYAFNLTIFALTFIYSSFSPLVVPVGAIYFGYRYVVDKYNFLFVYRVRGFPAGNDGKLMDTVLCIMRFCVDLFLLAMLLFFSVHGDSTKLQAIFTLGVLVMYKLLPSQNDCLHPALLEGVQTVDSVVDGPIDYEVYSQPKFDWDTYYS, encoded by the coding sequence ATGCCTCCGATGGCCACGCCTTATCAATCTTCAGTCTTCTCCCCAATTCCCTCCATGAACGACACTCTCTCTCCTCCGCCGTCCCCCGGCGACGGCGCCGATACCTACGAGGCCTGGTACGGCAACATCCAGTACCTTCTCAACATCTCCGCCATCGGCTCCTTCTTCTGCGTCTTCTTCTTCATATTTGTCAAGCTTCGCAGCGACCACCGCCGCATGCCCGGCCCGTCTGCCCTCGTCGCTAAGCTCCTCGCGGTGTGGCACGCCACGTGTCGTGAGATTGCGCGCCACTGTGGCGCTGACGCCGCCCAGTTTCTCTTGATCGAGGGCGGCAGCTGCGGGTTGCTGTTGTCCATGGCGGTTTTGGCTGTGCTTGTGATGCTTCCGCTGAATCTCTATGCTGGGAGTGCTGTGCTGGGGGATCAATTCTCGAAGACGACCATCAATCACATTGAGAAAGGTTCGGCTTTGCTTTGGGTGCATTTCGTTTTcgtggttgttgttgttgttcttgtgcattttggTATTTCTGCTATTGAAGGGAGATTGAGAATCACTAGGATTAGGGATGGGAATGGCAATTTGAGTGACCCGACTGTGAATTCCACGGCGATTTTTACAATAATGGTGCAGGGGATACCGAAAACCATAGGGAATGATGGGACTGTGCTACATGAGTATTTTCAACATAGGTATCCTGGAAAGGTTTATAGGGTTATAATGCCGATGGATTTGTGTGCTTTGGATGAATTAGCCTCGGAATTAGTGAGGGTTAGACATGAAATTTCTTGGTTGGTTGCACGAATTGACTCTCGGCTCTTGCCGTATGAAAGTGAAGAGAGTGGATACGTAAGGACTTCTTCAGAGGGAGTATGGGGTTGTGCTTGTAATTTATGGCGAAAGGTGGAGGATTTCTGGTATCATACTATGGCTAGGTTGGGATACACCGATGAAAGGAAGTTAGGAAAGTTGCAGGGATGGAGAGCGGAATTGGAGACTGAACTGGCAGCTTACAAAGAAGGTCGTGCACTAGGTGCTGGAGTTGCGTTTGTGGTGTTTAAGGATGTGTACACTGCTAATAAAGCGGTTCAGGACTTTCGACATGAGAAGAAGAGGCGGATAGGGAAATTATTTTCTCTTGTGGAATCGCGTTTACAGAGAAACCAATGGAAAGTTGAGCAGGCACCCTTGGCCACAGATATTTATTGGAATCATTTGGGGTCGTCGAAGCTCTCACTGAAATTGCGAAGAGTGTTGGTGAACACGTGCTTGTTGTTGATTCTTCTGTTCTTTAGCTCTCCTCTGGCAATTATCAGTGCTCTAAAAAATGCCTGGCGGATTATAAATGCGGAAGCTATGGATAATGCCCAGTTGTGGTTTGCTTGGGTGCAGAGCTCAAGCTGGCTCGGGAGTCTTATCTTTCAGTTTCTACCCaatgtgtttatttttgtcAGCATGTATATGGTTATTCCATCAGCACTTTCATATCTCTCCAAGTTCGAGCGACATCTTACAGTGTCGGGGGAGCAACGAGCTGCCCTTCTCAAGATGGTTTGTTTCTTCCTGGTGAATCTTATACTTCTTAAGGGACTGGTTGAATCATCTTTAGAGAGTGCCATCTTAAAAATGGGAAGGTGCTATATGGATGGAGAAGATTGCAAGAGAATTGAGCAGTACATGAGTGCCTCGTTTTTGTCAAGATCGTGTCTTTCTTCTCTTGCATTCTTGATAACAAGTACATTCCTGGGCATATCTTATGATCTATTGGCTCCAATCCCTTGGATAAAAAGGAAGATTCAGAAGTTTCGGAAGAATGACATGCTACAGCTTGTCCCGGAACAAAATGAAGAATACGCATTGGAAACTCAGGAAACAAATGGTCTAGAAAGGCCCTTGATTGTGGACAACACTTACGATTCTCCCAGAACTCTGCAGGGAAATGATCTCTCTGATTACCCAATCAACAGAACATCAACTGCCCCCAAACAGACATTTGATTTCGCCCAATATTATGCATTCAATCTGACGATATTTGCCCTGACCTTCATATATTCTTCCTTCTCCCCACTTGTGGTTCCCGTTGGTGCTATTTATTTTGGGTATAGGTACGTGGTCGACAAGTACAACTTCCTCTTTGTCTACAGGGTCCGGGGCTTTCCTGCTGGGAATGATGGGAAGTTGATGGATACAGTTCTGTGCATCATGCGTTTTTGCGTCGATTTATTCCTGCTGGCAATGCTGTTGTTCTTTTCGGTCCACGGAGACTCAACGAAGCTGCAAGCTATATTCACACTTGGGGTATTAGTAATGTATAAATTGTTGCCTTCCCAGAATGACTGTCTTCATCCAGCACTTTTGGAAGGCGTACAAACTGTAGACAGTGTTGTGGATGGACCTATAGATTATGAGGTGTATTCACAGCCCAAGTTTGACTGGGATACATATTATTCATGA
- the LOC137747774 gene encoding uncharacterized protein produces the protein MNKAYDRVEWDFLEAVVRKMGLCDACVSFIQFSVLLNGQPGKKFKPLRGLWQGDPCHHTYFFIVCEVLSRLIKRATGLGFLDGIQLSVNGPKLTHLLFADDTFVFLKVTPDNCRNMSNLLKAYCRASGQQVSLQKSTVYFSANTPMAMAQELGVNLEMLVVKDPVMYLGVPTVKDDCLIYSFCSSGPATNAPTQLFFGG, from the coding sequence ATGAACAAGGCTTATGACCGGGTTGAATGGGATTTTTTGGAGGCAGTGGTGAGGAAAATGGGATTATGTGATGCTTGTGTATCATTTATCCAGTTTTCTGTGCTTCTAAATGGGCAGCCTGGGAAGAAGTTCAAGCCGTTAAGGGGGCTGTGGCAGGGGGACCCCTGTCACCAtacctatttttttattgtttgtgaAGTTCTTTCCCGCCTTATCAAGAGGGCCACTGGTCTTGGGTTCTTGGATGGTATTCAACTCAGTGTGAATGGACCAAAGCTTACCCATTTACTTTTTGCTGATGACACGTTTGTGTTCCTAAAAGTTACTCCTGACAATTGCCGGAATATGTCAAACTTACTGAAAGCTTACTGTCGGGCTTCTGGTCAGCAAGTTAGCTTACAAAAATCAACGGTCTACTTCAGCGCCAACACCCCTATGGCAATGGCCCAAGAGCTCGGTGTCAACTTAGAAATGTTGGTTGTGAAGGATCCGGTGATGTACCTGGGTGTCCCCACAGTGAAAGATGATTGTTTGATCTATAGTTTCTGCTCAAGTGGCCCTGCAACGAATGCCCCCACTCAATTGTTTTTTGGTGGATAA
- the LOC137747775 gene encoding probable serine/threonine-protein kinase PBL11 has translation MEMRRQLVVASPPSRSFVHAHIRILGGFVGILSVLIVALLYYLIKKKLLPALRQRQLLHELGHKGNLKEEKITLRRFQLDELVKATNNFSSECLLGSGGFANVYKGTFDDAGTLAIKRAHADSFQSVEEFRNGAKGGKVLIYEYVPNGSLLDYFVGRKWRSLTWRQRVNIAIGAAKGIAHLHEGVNPSIIHRDIKPSNILIGDGFEAKVSDFGLVRSGPTEDQSHVSSQIKGTPGYLDPAYCSSFHLTPFSDVYSFGVILLQLISSRPALDSTGHRSKQHIIDWARPSLEQGRVEEILDANLLTEPCNTEMMLKMGKLGLRCVVKVPKNRPTMSQVWKELEEALYFADNFISKQPSWGSRRSTGTSHLPSELGHRRSMDYDQSQNSVSIDGIGLQRFHVDVDSLSFQSTSLRCLELNDSSIDIENWEDIHEESIREKELNM, from the exons ATGGAAATGCGACGCCAGTTGGTGGTGGCTTCACCACCATCTCGAAGTTTTGTTCATGCTCACATACGCATTTTGGGAGGCTTTGTTGGCATTCTGTCAGTTTTGATAGTGGCCTTGTTATACTACTTGATCAAGAAGAAGCTCCTACCAGCTCTCAGGCAAAGACAATTACTACATGAGCTTGGGCACAAAG GAAAtttgaaagaagagaaaataacgTTGAGGCGCTTCCAGTTGGATGAACTAGTGAAGGCTACTAATAATTTCAGCAGTGAGTGCTTGTTGGGTTCTGGTGGTTTTGCAAATGTCTACAAGGGGACCTTTGATGATGCAGGAACCCTAGCCATTAAGCGAGCCCACGCCGATTCATTTCAGAGTGTCGAAGAATTCAGAAATG GGGCAAAAGGAGGAAAAGTGTTGATCTATGAATATGTACCAAATGGTTCTCTCCTTGATTACTTTGTGG GAAGAAAATGGAGGAGCTTAACTTGGAGGCAAAGAGTCAACATAGCCATTGGAGCAGCAAAAG GCATTGCACATTTGCATGAAGGAGTAAACCCGAGCATAATCCACCGCGATATAAAGCCAAGCAACATCTTGATAGGAGATGGATTTGAAGCCAAGGTTTCAGATTTTGGACTTGTTAGGTCAGGGCCTACTGAGGATCAATCACATGTCAGCAGCCAAATCAAGGGAACTCCAGGATACCTAGACCCTGCATATTGTTCAAGTTTCCATTTGACGCCGTTTAGCGATGTCTATAGCTTTGGTGTGATACTTCTGCAGCTTATTTCTTCCCGGCCTGCGCTTGATTCGACAGGCCACCGCTCTAAGCAGCATATAATTGACTGG GCAAGACCAAGCTTAGAGCAAGGCCGTGTTGAGGAGATTTTAGATGCAAATCTTTTAACAGAGCCATGTAACACAGAGATGATGCTAAAGATGGGGAAACTTGGCCTAAGATGTGTTGTGAAAGTGCCCAAAAACCGCCCTACCATGTCGCAAGTGTGGAAAGAACTCGAAGAGGCCCTATACTTTGCAGACAACTTCATTAGCAAACAGCCTTCATGGGGATCTCGAAGATCAACTGGCACGTCCCACCTACCATCAGAGCTAGGGCATAGAAGATCAATGGACTATGACCAGTCTCAAAACTCGGTGAGCATAGATGGCATTGGACTCCAGAGGTTTCATGTCGACGTAGATAGCCTTTCCTTTCAGAGCACAAGCTTAAGGTGTTTGGAGTTGAATGATAGCAGCATCGACATCGAAAATTGGGAAGATATACATGAGGAATCTATTAGAGAAAAAGAACTGAACATGTAA
- the LOC137747776 gene encoding protein ALTERED PHOSPHATE STARVATION RESPONSE 1-like — MGGIPSKSNSRVVDVNDQVRLCRERKRQLELALERRSAFADAQCKYIHSLLAVGHAVGMLANVHTQNIDSTFSDSEISTSSVKVDGEEDDAGTTDGEVVCRVMVAPSVASSTQRDSEGGEMAISSEKEGDSSNMNQTEGKAVELLEALKAVEKHFFRTYYSGMEVSRMLETNMVQVESASKEIKEKSEKFVRSMTVSHSASSRFSSKILLRSSSRTSSTCTYFNSGLDDHGKTLLGGHSSTLASLYDAEKKLYEEVKIVEKTKKRCVRLQKQRGEGDVLKKKDRIGVKISYLDSKISNSYTDITYNSKKIQKLRDELQAQVVKLFQGLMRNSQMMLEAHEMQKRIMSQVKCLNSPYDGMSCNDLHQLATSKLEDELQKWCSCFASYVSSQKVYVKALHGGIFKFAGAENGSGTPDKSSLYQSWLDCLQSLPDEAVTCAMKDFGKDVRALVDRQRKEHRLKKEIAEELKEQNKRNRPETEMKEQLGKKLDTKKAKTYIAVSRFQTGFSTVFESLVEYSNNEMKMYENLIACSGDANEADNESTNSS, encoded by the exons ATGGGTGGTATTccttccaaatccaattccaGGGTGGTGGATGTTAACGATCAGGTACGgctttgtagagagagaaaacgCCAGCTAGAGTTAGCCCTAGAGAGAAGGTCTGCGTTCGCAGACGCGCAGTGCAAGTACATCCATTCGCTCTTGGCGGTCGGGCATGCTGTAGGGATGTTAGCAAACGTTCATACTCAAAACATTGACTCAACGTTTTCGGACTCCGAAATTTCGACGAGCTCTGTAAAGGTTGACGGAGAAGAGGACGACGCTGGGACGACTGATGGGGAAGTAGTTTGTAGGGTGATGGTGGCTCCTTCGGTGGCATCATCAACACAGAGAGATTCTGAGGGGGGAGAGATGGCGATAAGTAGTGAAAAGGAGGGAGATTCGAGTAATATGAATCAAACGGAAGGAAAAGCGGTAGAATTGTTGGAAGCACTAAAAGCTGTTGAGAAGCATTTCTTTCGAACTTATTATTCTGGTATGGAGGTTTCGAGGATGCTTGAAACCAACATGGTTCAAGTAGAATCTGCTTCCAAGGAGATTAAGG AAAAATCGGAAAAGTTTGTCCGTTCAATGACGGTGAGCCACTCCGCCTCATCTAGATTCTCCTCCAAAATTCTCTTGAGATCTAGCTCTAGAACTTCTTCGACATGCACTTATTTCAATAGTGGCCTTGATGACCATGGAAAGACGTTGCTTGGGGGCCATTCGTCAACACTTGCGAGCCTATACGATGCGGAGAAGAAGCTGTATGAGGAGGTGAAG ATTGTGgaaaaaaccaagaaaagatGCGTCCGACTGCAAAAGCAAAGAGGAGAAGGAGATGTGCTCAAGAAAAAGGACAGGATTGGAGTTAAAATATCGTACTTGGAtagcaaaatttcaaattcctaTACAGATATCACATATAACTCCAAGAAAATTCAAAAGCTGAGAGATGAGTTGCAGGCACAAGTTGTTAAGTTGTTTCAAGG CCTAATGAGAAATTCGCAGATGATGTTGGAAGCTCATGAGATGCAAAAGAGAATCATGTCTCAAGTGAAATGTCTCAACTCTCCGTACGATGGAATGTCATGCAATGACTTACACCAACTTGCCACTTCTAAGCTTGAAGACGAACTTCAAAAGTGGTGCTCTTGCTTTGCTTCGTATGTCTCTTCGCAGAAGGTGTACGTTAAAGCTCTTCATGGTGGGATATTCAAGTTTGCTGGTGCTGAAAATGGATCCGGCACCCCTGACAAGTCTTCACTGTATCAGAGTTGGTTAGATTGCCTGCAGAGCCTTCCAGATGAAGCAGTCACTTGTGCCATGAAAGACTTTGGGAAGGACGTCCGAGCACTGGTGGATCGACAAAGAAAGGAGCATCGACTAAAGAAAGAGATTGCTGAAGAGTTGAAAGAACAGAATAAGCGGAACAGGCCTGAAACTGAGATGAAGGAGCAGTTGGGGAAGAAGCTAGATACTAAGAAGGCGAAAACTTATATTGCTGTGAGTAGATTTCAGACGGGATTTTCTACAGTTTTCGAATCCTTGGTTGAGTATTCAaacaatgaaatgaaaatgtatGAAAACCTTATAGCATGCAGTGGAGATGCAAACGAAGCTGACAACGAAAGTACCAACTCATCATAA
- the LOC137747124 gene encoding probable protein phosphatase 2C 46 — MLSRLMNFLRACWLPSLDQYGHAGSDAAGRQDGLLWYKDIGQHMNGEFSMAVVQANNLLEDQSSLESGPLSSLESGPYGTFFGIYDGHGGPETSRYINDHLFQHLKRFSSEQQSMSVDVIRKAYQATEEGFLSVVTKQWPMKPQIAAVGSCCLAGVICGGTLYIANVGDSRAVLGRVMKATGEVRAIQLSSEHNVAIESVRREMHSLHPDDSHIVVLKHNVWRVKGLIQVSRSIGDVYLKKPEFNREPLYAKFRLREPFKRPILSSEPSISVHELQPHDQFLILASDGLWEHLTNQGAVDIVQNHPHSGSARRLVKTALQEAAKKREMRYSDLKKIERGVRRHFHDDVTVIVLFLDSNLVSKASSTRGPTLSVRGAGVHIPSKTLAPCSTPMDS; from the exons ATGTTATCAAGGTTGATGAACTTTCTGAGGGCCTGTTGGCTGCCTTCCTTGGACCAGTATGGACACGCAGGTTCAGATGCAGCTGGCAGACAAGACGGGCTACTTTGGTACAAAGACATTGGGCAGCACATGAATGGTGAATTTTCAATGGCTGTTGTGCAGGCCAATAATTTGCTTGAGGATCAAAGCTCGCTCGAGTCTGGCCCCCTGAGCTCGCTCGAGTCTGGCCCGTATGGCACCTTTTTCGGAATATATGACGGTCATGGCGGTCCTGAGACCTCACGTTACATCAATGATCACCTATTCCAACATCtaaaaa GGTTCTCTTCAGAGCAACAGTCCATGTCAGTAGACGTGATACGGAAAGCATATCAAGCCACAGAAGAGGGGTTCCTCTCTGTTGTTACCAAACAATGGCCTATGAAACCCCAAATTGCAGCTGTTGGATCTTGTTGCCTTGCTGGTGTGATTTGTGGTGGCACCCTTTACATTGCCAACGTTGGCGATTCCCGTGCTGTTCTGGGGAGAGTTATGAAGGCTACCGGGGAGGTTCGTGCCATCCAGTTGTCATCAGAGCACAATGTGGCCATAGAATCTGTCAGACGGGAGATGCATTCTTTGCACCCCGATGACTCACATATCGTAGTTTTAAAGCATAATGTATGGCGCGTGAAGGGCTTGATACAG GTTTCTAGATCTATTGGCGATGTATATCTTAAAAAGCCTGAATTTAACAGGGAGCCTTTATATGCTAAGTTTCGCTTGCGCGAACCTTTTAAAAGGCCAATTTTAAGCTCTGAACCATCGATCTCTGTACATGAACTTCAACCGCACGATCAGTTTCTCATACTTGCTTCTGATGGGCTGTGGGAGCACCTCACCAACCAGGGGGCAGTTGATATTGTTCAGAATCACCCACACAGC GGAAGTGCTCGGAGGCTTGTGAAAACTGCCTTGCAGGAAGCAGCtaagaaaagagaaatgaggtactcagacttgaagaaaatagagcgtGGTGTCCGCCGGCATTTCCACGACGACGTAACAGTGATAGTCCTATTCCTTGACTCGAACCTTGTGAGCAAAGCCAGCTCAACGAGAGGTCCTACTTTGTCCGTGAGAGGAGCGGGTGTTCATATACCGTCAAAAACTCTTGCCCCATGTTCCACACCCATGGATAGCTGA